A stretch of Gemmatimonas aurantiaca T-27 DNA encodes these proteins:
- a CDS encoding phosphoglycerate kinase, translated as MNTKTIRDLTAADLHGKRALVRVDFNVPLNDAGQVADDTRITAALPTITTLLDGGARVILLAHFGRPKGAPEAKYSLAPVAARLKELLPRPVHFLGETVGDAAVSATKALAAGEVLLLENTRFLPGEEKNDDALSQQLAQLGDVYVNDAFGAAHRAHASTAGVAKYCRPAVAGLLMEKELAYLGGALANPQRPFVAILGGSKISGKIDVVEALLPKVDHLLIGGAMACTFFRAMGFETGNSLVEPDRLEMARDLLTRGGDKLVLPVDATIAPAMDAGAQATAVARDAIPAGQAMFDIGPASVTQYRALIESAKTVLWNGPMGVFEKPPFDVGTRGVADAMAHATGQGATTIIGGGDSAAAVAEAGLESQMSHVSTGGGASLEFLEGKDLPGVSALDQR; from the coding sequence ATGAACACCAAGACCATTCGTGACCTGACTGCGGCCGACCTGCACGGCAAGCGCGCGCTCGTACGCGTCGACTTCAACGTGCCGCTCAACGATGCCGGCCAGGTTGCCGACGACACCCGCATCACGGCCGCCCTCCCGACGATCACCACGCTGCTCGATGGCGGCGCCCGTGTGATCCTGCTGGCGCATTTTGGACGTCCGAAGGGCGCCCCCGAAGCGAAATACTCACTGGCCCCCGTCGCCGCCCGTCTCAAGGAGTTGCTGCCGCGTCCCGTGCATTTCCTCGGCGAGACCGTGGGAGATGCCGCCGTGAGTGCCACCAAGGCCTTGGCCGCCGGCGAAGTGCTGCTGCTCGAAAACACCCGGTTCCTGCCGGGCGAAGAGAAGAACGATGACGCCCTGTCGCAGCAGCTCGCGCAGCTCGGCGATGTGTACGTGAACGATGCGTTTGGTGCCGCCCACCGCGCGCACGCCAGCACCGCCGGCGTGGCGAAGTATTGCCGCCCTGCCGTCGCCGGACTGCTGATGGAGAAAGAACTCGCCTATCTCGGCGGTGCCCTCGCCAACCCGCAGCGTCCGTTCGTGGCCATTCTGGGTGGCTCGAAGATCTCCGGAAAAATCGACGTGGTGGAAGCGTTGCTGCCGAAGGTGGACCACCTGCTGATCGGTGGCGCCATGGCGTGCACGTTCTTTCGGGCGATGGGATTCGAGACCGGCAACTCACTGGTCGAACCCGATCGTCTCGAGATGGCGCGTGACCTGCTCACGCGTGGTGGCGACAAGCTTGTCCTGCCGGTGGACGCCACGATTGCGCCAGCCATGGATGCGGGCGCGCAGGCCACGGCCGTCGCGCGTGACGCCATTCCTGCTGGTCAGGCGATGTTCGATATCGGACCGGCCAGCGTGACGCAGTATCGCGCCCTGATCGAAAGCGCGAAGACCGTGCTCTGGAATGGGCCGATGGGCGTGTTTGAAAAGCCGCCGTTTGACGTCGGTACGCGCGGCGTGGCTGACGCGATGGCGCATGCCACGGGGCAGGGCGCCACGACCATCATCGGCGGCGGTGATTCCGCAGCGGCCGTTGCCGAAGCGGGTCTCGAATCGCAGATGTCGCATGTCTCCACCGGCGGTGGTGCCTCGCTCGAGTTTCTCGAAGGCAAGGACCTCCCCGGCGTGTCCGCGCTCGATCAGCGCTGA
- the gap gene encoding type I glyceraldehyde-3-phosphate dehydrogenase gives MAIRVGINGFGRIGRQVLRAAKQQGVADIDFVAINDLTDTATLAHLFQYDSVHGKFDGQVGHEADAITIDGDRIRILAEREPGKLPWKELGVDIVLESTGRFTAAADARKHMEAGAKKVIISAPATNEDITVVMGVNSDKYDPASHHIISNASCTTNCLVPMVKVIRDNFGFVHGSMVTIHSYTNDQSILDLPHKDLRRARAAAVSMIPTTTGAAKATSLVIPEVKGKIDGIAVRVPTPDVSLTDLTCIVERAVTKEEVNAAFKAASEAGALEGVLGYSEVPLVSIDYVGNPNSCTLDALSTIVINGTMVKISGWYDNEWGYSSRCVDLLRFVGSRL, from the coding sequence ATGGCCATTCGGGTTGGCATCAACGGCTTCGGCCGCATCGGGCGCCAGGTTTTGCGCGCCGCGAAGCAGCAAGGCGTGGCGGACATCGATTTCGTCGCGATCAACGATCTCACCGACACCGCAACACTGGCACACCTGTTCCAGTACGATTCGGTGCACGGCAAGTTTGACGGTCAGGTCGGTCATGAAGCCGACGCCATCACGATTGACGGCGATCGCATTCGCATTCTCGCCGAGCGCGAGCCCGGCAAGCTGCCCTGGAAGGAACTGGGCGTCGACATCGTGCTCGAGTCGACGGGTCGCTTCACCGCCGCCGCCGATGCGCGCAAGCACATGGAAGCCGGCGCGAAGAAGGTCATCATCTCGGCCCCGGCCACGAACGAAGACATCACGGTCGTGATGGGCGTGAACAGCGACAAGTACGATCCGGCGTCGCATCACATCATCTCGAACGCGTCGTGCACGACCAACTGCCTCGTGCCGATGGTCAAGGTGATTCGCGACAACTTCGGCTTCGTGCATGGCTCGATGGTCACGATCCACAGCTACACCAACGACCAGAGCATCCTCGATCTGCCGCACAAGGACCTGCGTCGCGCCCGCGCGGCCGCTGTGTCCATGATCCCGACCACGACGGGCGCGGCCAAGGCCACGTCGCTCGTGATTCCGGAAGTGAAGGGCAAGATCGACGGTATCGCCGTGCGCGTGCCGACGCCCGACGTGTCGCTCACCGACCTGACGTGCATCGTCGAACGCGCGGTGACGAAGGAAGAAGTCAACGCCGCGTTCAAGGCCGCGTCGGAAGCGGGCGCACTGGAAGGCGTGCTCGGGTACAGCGAAGTGCCGCTCGTGTCGATCGACTACGTCGGCAACCCGAACTCCTGCACGCTCGATGCGCTCAGCACGATCGTCATCAACGGCACGATGGTGAAGATCTCGGGCTGGTATGACAACGAGTGGGGTTATTCGTCGCGCTGCGTCGACCTGCTGCGTTTCGTTGGCTCGCGCCTCTAA
- a CDS encoding ComF family protein, translated as MPSPTSWSGFGRSLLDFLMPGACVLCRRPHAPHSTPDGIVCGTCMARVVPLTLPQCYRCGHPRLSLTLALPPARPAPGEAAAMPSTVELSPCRWCARLAPEIRAVRSVCRMDQGSGGELVHALKYQGWHVVATPMARRMARLSWPEDVLEERAAVVPMPLSAQRLRERGYNQAEKLARALSPHWRIPLWSDVLLRARHTRSQVRLTPSERTTNVSGAFAVPESRRATLRGQHIILVDDVVTTAATLNAAARALLDGGARIISCVTFGRAPDTGDRAVPDDDSLRN; from the coding sequence ATGCCAAGTCCGACATCGTGGTCCGGGTTCGGACGCAGCCTGCTCGATTTTCTGATGCCGGGTGCCTGTGTGCTCTGTCGACGGCCTCACGCGCCGCACAGCACACCGGACGGCATTGTCTGCGGCACCTGCATGGCGCGTGTGGTGCCACTCACCTTGCCCCAGTGCTATCGCTGCGGGCACCCGCGCCTGTCGCTGACGCTGGCCCTGCCGCCGGCGCGACCAGCACCCGGTGAGGCGGCCGCCATGCCGTCGACCGTGGAACTGAGCCCGTGTCGCTGGTGCGCACGCCTCGCACCGGAAATCCGGGCGGTACGCTCGGTGTGCCGAATGGACCAAGGCAGCGGTGGCGAGCTGGTGCACGCGCTCAAGTATCAGGGCTGGCACGTCGTGGCCACGCCGATGGCGCGTCGCATGGCCCGCCTCAGTTGGCCGGAAGATGTGCTGGAGGAGCGCGCGGCGGTCGTGCCGATGCCGCTCTCCGCACAGCGCCTGCGGGAGCGCGGATACAACCAGGCAGAGAAGCTGGCCCGGGCCCTGAGTCCGCACTGGCGCATACCACTATGGTCGGATGTGCTCCTGCGGGCGCGTCACACTCGATCGCAGGTCCGGTTGACACCCTCTGAGCGTACGACCAACGTTTCCGGAGCGTTCGCCGTGCCGGAATCCCGGCGTGCGACGTTGCGCGGCCAACATATCATCCTGGTGGACGATGTGGTCACCACGGCCGCGACGCTCAACGCTGCCGCCCGGGCTTTGCTCGATGGCGGCGCGCGCATCATCAGCTGTGTCACCTTCGGACGGGCGCCGGACACCGGCGACCGTGCCGTTCCCGACGACGACTCACTCAGGAACTGA
- a CDS encoding shikimate dehydrogenase family protein, producing the protein MMAGARPSRLVILGHPVAHSLSPVFQGAAMAACGIPLSYERLDVRPDDLIDTLAQCQQSRTGGNVTIPHKEAVASRADRLSDVARRAGAVNTFWFEQGLLHGDNTDVDGVRATVRALTGHRVPERAVVLGSGGSAAAVLLALTELGVAHIAVVARTPDRAQALLARTGVMGRVLPLDDPETVMALGDANLVVNSTPLGLHDGDAYPVDPRMLSSDAAVFDLVYRGQAADGAPIGTAWVQAARARGLCAEDGLRMLVEQGAAAFRCWFGLEAPRDAMWQSLGETPPSPDRPRGT; encoded by the coding sequence ATGATGGCCGGTGCTCGCCCATCCCGACTGGTGATTCTGGGCCACCCGGTGGCGCATTCCCTGTCCCCCGTATTCCAGGGCGCGGCGATGGCGGCATGTGGCATACCGCTGTCGTACGAACGACTGGATGTGCGCCCGGATGATCTGATCGACACGCTCGCACAGTGTCAGCAGAGCAGAACGGGCGGCAACGTGACCATCCCGCACAAGGAAGCCGTGGCCTCACGCGCCGATCGGCTTTCGGATGTTGCCCGTCGCGCGGGCGCGGTGAACACCTTCTGGTTCGAGCAGGGACTTCTGCACGGTGACAACACCGATGTGGACGGCGTCCGAGCGACGGTGCGCGCATTGACCGGTCATCGTGTACCAGAACGGGCGGTGGTGCTGGGCAGTGGTGGGTCGGCCGCCGCCGTGCTGCTCGCGCTGACAGAACTTGGAGTCGCACACATTGCCGTGGTGGCCCGCACGCCCGACCGGGCACAGGCCCTGCTCGCCCGAACGGGGGTCATGGGGCGGGTTCTGCCGCTGGACGACCCCGAGACGGTCATGGCGCTCGGAGACGCCAATCTGGTGGTGAACAGCACGCCGCTCGGACTGCACGACGGCGATGCCTATCCCGTCGATCCCCGCATGCTGTCGTCCGATGCCGCGGTGTTCGATCTCGTGTATCGCGGACAAGCGGCAGATGGTGCGCCAATCGGCACCGCGTGGGTACAGGCTGCCCGTGCACGCGGACTCTGCGCCGAAGACGGGCTGCGCATGCTGGTAGAGCAGGGGGCTGCCGCGTTTCGCTGCTGGTTCGGCCTGGAGGCTCCGCGCGACGCGATGTGGCAGTCACTGGGCGAGACACCACCGTCACCAGATCGGCCGCGCGGCACGTGA
- a CDS encoding low molecular weight protein arginine phosphatase — MHLLFVCTGNTCRSPMAEAIARHLVAQRGIPDLTVSSAGTSAWPGASASDGALLVALEHGVELGGHRARALAPEIVGGADLILTMGPHHLDRVEALGGAGRSWMLTAYTGHEARPVSDPFGGNLDVYRATYEELEQEIGAILDRVVADRADRAGRQG, encoded by the coding sequence ATGCACCTGCTCTTCGTCTGCACGGGCAACACCTGCCGGAGTCCGATGGCCGAGGCCATAGCGCGTCACCTGGTGGCGCAGCGTGGTATCCCCGACCTCACCGTGTCCAGCGCGGGCACCAGTGCCTGGCCCGGGGCGTCGGCGTCCGATGGGGCGCTGTTGGTCGCGCTCGAACACGGTGTCGAGTTGGGTGGCCATCGTGCGCGTGCACTCGCACCGGAGATTGTCGGTGGCGCTGATCTGATCCTCACGATGGGGCCGCATCACCTCGATCGGGTGGAAGCGCTGGGTGGCGCCGGCCGTTCCTGGATGCTCACGGCCTACACAGGACACGAAGCGCGTCCCGTGAGCGATCCATTCGGCGGCAATCTCGATGTGTATCGCGCGACCTACGAAGAGCTGGAGCAGGAAATCGGCGCCATTCTCGACCGTGTGGTCGCCGATCGCGCGGATCGAGCCGGCCGACAAGGCTGA
- a CDS encoding L-threonylcarbamoyladenylate synthase, with translation MINPAELATPFWSPAEIEASLRDTILHLGAGRVLAYPTETVYGFGTAVDHDSVEALVRMKGRPPGKPFLLLIGDPGQVARLDLHLPTYAAQLAARFWPGPLTLVLRGGDQRVPARARGPEGGVAVRWTPHPGLQRLLTAYGEPITSTSANRPRVPPAMTASEIVTQWPAEIHRGTLRVLDGGRLAPSDSSTVVDCTGRRARVIRPGALPAPLLRTCVADLIGDT, from the coding sequence ATGATCAATCCGGCTGAACTGGCGACCCCGTTCTGGTCCCCCGCCGAGATCGAAGCGTCGCTGCGGGACACCATCCTGCATCTCGGCGCGGGACGTGTGCTCGCCTATCCCACCGAAACCGTGTATGGCTTCGGCACCGCCGTCGATCACGACTCGGTGGAGGCGCTCGTGCGCATGAAAGGCCGGCCGCCAGGCAAGCCCTTCCTGCTGCTCATCGGCGATCCCGGACAGGTGGCGCGGCTCGATCTGCACCTGCCCACGTACGCCGCACAACTGGCCGCGCGTTTCTGGCCAGGGCCACTCACCCTCGTGCTGCGCGGCGGAGATCAACGTGTGCCGGCACGTGCGCGTGGACCTGAGGGGGGCGTCGCCGTGCGATGGACACCGCACCCGGGTCTGCAACGGTTGCTGACCGCGTATGGCGAACCCATTACCAGCACGAGTGCCAACCGTCCGCGCGTGCCCCCGGCGATGACGGCGTCGGAAATCGTGACGCAGTGGCCCGCCGAGATTCATCGTGGCACCCTGCGGGTGCTCGATGGTGGACGGTTGGCCCCATCGGATTCGTCCACGGTGGTGGATTGCACTGGGCGGCGCGCGCGCGTGATTCGTCCTGGGGCTTTGCCGGCGCCGCTGTTGCGCACCTGTGTCGCTGATCTCATTGGAGATACCTGA
- the ispD gene encoding 2-C-methyl-D-erythritol 4-phosphate cytidylyltransferase: protein MSDALQLPRRIIPPPAIASRGEAAPASDIVRDVGVVIVAGGSGSRTGSAELKQFRWVSGKPALLHSVQAFMARPDVAVVVVVLPKSHAADPPPWLFQCDVDRLLVSVGGSERHESVVNGLEDLPEEVSVAVVHDAARPLVTDETIDRVIAEARKGHGAIAALPVVDTLKEVDEHGRIVRTVDRTNLWRAQTPQAFPRVLLEEAHVAARRDRVGATDDAALLERLGYPVVVVRGSERGMKITEESDFARAEALSILRE, encoded by the coding sequence ATGAGCGACGCTCTGCAACTGCCGCGGCGTATCATCCCGCCGCCTGCCATCGCGTCACGCGGTGAGGCCGCACCGGCCAGCGATATCGTGCGCGATGTGGGCGTGGTGATCGTGGCCGGTGGCTCCGGATCACGCACCGGCAGCGCGGAGCTCAAGCAGTTCCGCTGGGTCTCGGGAAAGCCAGCGTTGCTGCACAGCGTGCAGGCCTTCATGGCACGCCCCGATGTGGCGGTCGTGGTGGTGGTGTTGCCCAAGTCGCATGCCGCCGATCCGCCGCCGTGGTTGTTTCAGTGCGATGTGGACCGTCTGCTGGTTTCGGTGGGTGGCAGTGAACGACATGAGAGCGTCGTGAATGGACTCGAGGACCTGCCGGAAGAGGTCTCCGTCGCCGTGGTGCATGACGCGGCCCGTCCGCTCGTCACCGATGAGACGATCGACCGCGTGATCGCCGAGGCGCGCAAAGGCCACGGCGCGATCGCGGCACTGCCAGTCGTGGACACGCTCAAGGAAGTGGACGAACACGGGCGCATCGTGCGCACGGTCGATCGCACCAACCTGTGGCGGGCGCAGACTCCACAGGCATTTCCGCGCGTCCTGCTCGAGGAAGCACATGTGGCCGCGCGGCGTGACCGCGTTGGCGCCACCGACGATGCCGCGTTGCTTGAACGGCTGGGATATCCGGTGGTGGTGGTGCGCGGCAGCGAGCGTGGCATGAAGATCACCGAAGAAAGCGACTTCGCGCGCGCGGAAGCGCTCAGCATCCTGCGCGAATGA
- the radA gene encoding DNA repair protein RadA, whose amino-acid sequence MAKTRTVYRCTDCGAEFPKWAGRCESCSAWNTLVEEVVAPTTTSKRTAARAAGGVAGRTVTLGSVTSSDTPRWRTGLDEFDFVLGGGIVPGSMVLVGGEPGIGKSTLLLQVAARLEAAGQATLYVSGEESALQVRLRAERLAEDASAVSLLTETSLETILATAAQPTGDGRPVRALIVDSIQTVHTELLEGAPGNVGQVRECAARLMRFAKDSGTTVFVIGHVTKGGGIAGPKTLEHIVDTVLYFEGDSTLDHRVLRATKNRFGSVDEIGVFRMVSTGLIPVDNPSALFVGDRREVASGSAVCALMEGTRPVLVEVQALAAKAGFGTPQRVANGIDARRLALLLAVLDKRGGFSCAQLDVFCNVVGGMRVQEPSVDLAVVAALASSVVDKPLPSHAVFLGELGLGGEVRPVSQAERRLAEAAKLGMTTAFMSDRAIPRRVPGDITVIGVRTLVDVLQRTVGKDAS is encoded by the coding sequence ATGGCGAAGACCCGCACCGTCTATCGCTGCACCGACTGCGGCGCCGAATTCCCGAAATGGGCCGGACGGTGCGAGAGCTGTAGCGCGTGGAATACGCTGGTTGAAGAAGTCGTGGCGCCGACCACCACCAGCAAGCGCACAGCCGCGCGCGCGGCCGGTGGTGTGGCGGGGCGCACGGTCACGCTGGGATCGGTCACGTCGTCGGACACGCCCCGGTGGCGCACCGGGCTCGATGAATTCGATTTTGTGCTGGGCGGTGGAATCGTGCCCGGCAGCATGGTGCTGGTCGGGGGTGAGCCCGGTATCGGCAAGAGCACGCTGCTGTTGCAGGTGGCGGCACGACTCGAGGCGGCAGGGCAGGCCACGTTGTACGTATCCGGCGAAGAAAGCGCGCTGCAGGTGCGCCTGCGCGCCGAACGCCTGGCAGAAGACGCCAGTGCGGTGAGTCTGCTGACCGAAACGTCGCTCGAGACCATTCTCGCCACCGCCGCGCAACCCACCGGGGACGGACGTCCTGTTCGCGCGCTGATCGTCGATTCCATCCAGACCGTGCATACGGAACTCCTGGAAGGCGCGCCCGGCAATGTGGGGCAGGTGCGGGAGTGCGCGGCGCGACTCATGCGGTTCGCCAAGGACTCCGGCACCACGGTGTTCGTGATCGGCCACGTGACAAAAGGCGGCGGTATCGCCGGCCCCAAGACGCTCGAACACATCGTCGACACGGTGCTGTACTTCGAGGGTGACAGCACCCTCGACCACCGGGTACTGCGAGCGACAAAGAACCGCTTTGGCAGTGTCGACGAAATCGGCGTGTTCCGCATGGTGAGCACCGGACTCATTCCCGTCGACAACCCCTCGGCGCTCTTTGTGGGAGATCGTCGCGAGGTCGCCAGTGGCAGTGCCGTGTGTGCGCTCATGGAAGGCACGCGCCCCGTGCTCGTGGAAGTACAGGCGCTGGCGGCCAAAGCCGGTTTTGGCACACCGCAGCGCGTAGCCAACGGTATCGATGCGCGACGACTGGCTTTGTTGCTCGCGGTGCTCGACAAGCGCGGCGGTTTTTCGTGCGCCCAGCTCGATGTGTTCTGCAACGTGGTCGGCGGCATGCGCGTGCAGGAACCCAGTGTCGATCTGGCCGTGGTGGCGGCGCTCGCGTCGAGCGTCGTGGACAAGCCGTTGCCGTCACATGCCGTCTTCCTCGGAGAACTCGGCCTGGGCGGCGAAGTACGTCCGGTGTCGCAGGCCGAGCGGCGTCTCGCAGAAGCCGCCAAGCTCGGCATGACCACGGCTTTCATGTCCGATCGCGCGATTCCGCGACGTGTGCCGGGCGACATCACCGTCATCGGCGTGCGCACGTTGGTGGATGTGCTGCAGCGCACCGTCGGCAAGGACGCCTCATGA
- the dnaB gene encoding replicative DNA helicase — MTSLVPAGNGQVPAARDPYKERRPPWSEEAEQAVLGAMLLDADAIMRASEHVDDTMFYREGHRRLHRAMIAITERGGVVDPLTLADELERRGELEHAGGREYLAFLLDAVPTVANVEYHARIVKEKALLRRLIEVSTEVVQEAFEGRITATDLLDSAESRIFSLGQSKERTGFARIKELLWPAMEKLELLSQRDQAITGVPTGFVELDHMTSGFQPADLIIVAARPSMGKTAFTLNIAQHSAITAKVPVAFFSLEMSKESLVQRMLASEALIDAQALRKGGRALDESMPRLAKAAGILSHAPIFIDDTPGITLLEMRAKSRRLKAEHNLGLIIVDYLQLMTGPAGVENRQQEVSQISRGLKALAKELGVPVVALSQLSRAPEQRTGDDKGRPQLSDLRESGAIEQDADVIMFIFRQEVYAERDENGRLKDPTLEGRAEIIIGKQRNGPIGSARLFFHKQYTRFDNFSPRQAPPEYGDGGGSFGGPKLVRGPDDFNGTPF; from the coding sequence ATGACCAGTCTCGTTCCCGCTGGCAATGGCCAGGTGCCCGCCGCGCGCGACCCCTACAAGGAGCGTCGTCCACCCTGGTCCGAAGAGGCCGAGCAGGCCGTGCTGGGCGCCATGCTGCTCGATGCCGACGCCATCATGCGCGCGTCGGAGCATGTTGACGACACGATGTTCTACCGCGAGGGTCATCGTCGGCTGCACCGGGCCATGATCGCGATCACCGAGCGCGGTGGCGTGGTCGATCCGCTCACGCTGGCCGATGAACTCGAGCGTCGTGGGGAGCTCGAACACGCCGGCGGACGTGAGTATCTCGCGTTCCTGCTCGATGCCGTGCCCACGGTCGCGAATGTGGAGTACCACGCGCGCATCGTGAAGGAGAAGGCGCTGCTGCGTCGCCTGATCGAAGTGAGCACCGAGGTGGTGCAGGAAGCGTTCGAAGGGCGCATCACGGCCACCGATCTGCTCGACAGCGCCGAGTCACGGATTTTCTCCCTGGGGCAGAGCAAGGAGCGCACCGGCTTTGCGCGCATCAAGGAGCTGCTCTGGCCGGCCATGGAAAAGCTCGAGCTGCTCTCTCAGCGCGATCAGGCCATCACCGGGGTGCCCACCGGCTTCGTCGAACTCGATCACATGACGTCGGGGTTCCAGCCGGCCGACCTCATCATCGTCGCGGCGCGTCCGTCGATGGGCAAGACGGCGTTCACGCTCAACATCGCGCAGCACTCGGCGATCACGGCCAAGGTGCCGGTGGCGTTTTTCTCGCTCGAAATGAGCAAGGAATCCCTGGTGCAGCGTATGCTGGCGTCGGAAGCGCTGATCGATGCGCAGGCGTTGCGTAAAGGTGGTAGGGCGCTCGATGAATCGATGCCACGTTTGGCGAAGGCCGCTGGTATCCTGAGCCATGCACCGATCTTCATCGACGATACGCCCGGCATCACGCTGCTCGAAATGCGTGCCAAGTCGCGGCGTCTCAAGGCCGAGCACAATCTCGGGCTCATCATCGTGGACTACCTGCAGCTCATGACGGGACCGGCCGGCGTGGAAAACCGTCAGCAGGAAGTCTCGCAGATTTCGCGCGGCCTCAAGGCCCTCGCGAAGGAGTTGGGCGTGCCGGTGGTGGCGCTCTCGCAGTTGTCCCGTGCCCCTGAGCAACGGACCGGCGACGACAAGGGTCGTCCACAGCTCTCCGACCTTCGAGAGTCGGGCGCCATCGAGCAGGACGCCGACGTCATCATGTTCATCTTCCGGCAGGAAGTGTACGCCGAGCGTGATGAGAACGGCCGACTCAAGGACCCGACGCTGGAGGGACGCGCCGAGATCATCATCGGCAAGCAGCGTAACGGCCCGATCGGCAGTGCGCGGCTGTTCTTCCACAAGCAGTACACGCGCTTCGACAACTTCTCGCCCCGTCAGGCACCACCGGAGTATGGAGACGGCGGCGGCTCGTTCGGCGGACCGAAGCTCGTGCGCGGACCGGATGACTTCAACGGCACTCCGTTCTGA
- a CDS encoding uracil-DNA glycosylase, which yields MDARDRLRRYLEQRRELGESEYVLDGMSVESVLDIVGAKSTATGPKANTDSGSARSSTTRRPASAAPADYQVLPDRSPAAEAPPPAAQEFAPPLPEVRYDEGASADWRTALRGLNPSASRKPESGNDGTPVPEPLSATAGDAAPVKRTAPAAGRVAESVAQLPAWLEALGIPAGLEAGAPQPTSVAPDIAQLPTLEQLAQHVAGCQRCALHASAKNPVPGEGNPEADFLCVGEAPGANEDAQGRPFVGDAGQLLTKILGAIQLSRESVYICNVLKHRPPGNRDPLPDEVQACQPYLLRQIELVRPKVILALGRFAAQTLLQTTTSIGVLRGRIHRFHGVPLIVTYHPAALLRNESWKRPTWEDVKLARRVLDAAVAADGGAGHASAEPR from the coding sequence ATGGACGCCAGGGACAGACTTAGGCGGTACCTCGAGCAACGCCGCGAACTCGGTGAGTCCGAGTACGTGCTCGATGGGATGTCGGTGGAATCGGTACTCGACATCGTCGGGGCGAAATCGACCGCGACGGGTCCAAAAGCCAACACGGACAGCGGGTCTGCGCGCAGCAGCACCACACGCCGACCGGCATCGGCAGCGCCAGCCGACTATCAGGTGCTGCCTGATCGTTCGCCGGCGGCCGAAGCGCCGCCACCGGCCGCCCAGGAGTTTGCCCCTCCGCTCCCCGAAGTGCGGTACGACGAGGGGGCCAGCGCCGATTGGCGCACGGCCTTGCGGGGTCTCAACCCATCGGCCTCGCGCAAGCCAGAGAGCGGGAACGACGGCACACCCGTTCCCGAACCCCTGTCGGCAACGGCCGGTGACGCCGCGCCGGTCAAGCGCACGGCTCCCGCTGCAGGACGCGTGGCGGAGAGTGTCGCCCAGCTACCGGCATGGCTCGAAGCACTGGGCATTCCGGCCGGGCTCGAAGCCGGCGCGCCACAGCCTACGTCAGTGGCGCCGGACATCGCGCAGCTTCCAACGCTCGAACAGCTCGCGCAGCATGTCGCGGGGTGTCAGCGATGCGCACTGCATGCCTCCGCGAAAAACCCCGTGCCCGGTGAAGGCAATCCCGAGGCCGATTTTCTGTGCGTCGGTGAGGCCCCCGGCGCGAACGAAGATGCGCAGGGCCGCCCCTTTGTCGGCGATGCCGGACAGTTGCTCACCAAGATCCTCGGCGCGATTCAGCTCTCACGCGAGTCGGTCTACATCTGCAACGTCCTCAAGCATCGGCCACCGGGCAATCGGGATCCGCTGCCCGACGAAGTGCAGGCGTGTCAGCCGTATCTCCTCAGGCAGATCGAACTCGTCCGCCCCAAGGTGATTCTGGCCCTCGGGCGTTTCGCCGCGCAGACCCTGCTGCAGACCACCACGTCCATCGGCGTGCTGCGGGGTCGTATTCATCGTTTTCATGGCGTACCCCTCATCGTCACCTACCACCCCGCGGCGCTGCTGCGCAACGAGTCGTGGAAGCGTCCCACGTGGGAAGACGTGAAGCTGGCGCGCCGCGTGCTCGACGCTGCTGTTGCCGCCGACGGTGGGGCAGGCCATGCGTCGGCAGAGCCCCGTTGA
- a CDS encoding DNA-directed RNA polymerase subunit omega, which produces MQVFTPTDVTKHSTNKYLSVLIAAKFARVVNEFPRDRSLNEKKLTTRALEELTDGDIEYKVTQRRRQG; this is translated from the coding sequence ATGCAGGTTTTCACGCCGACGGACGTTACGAAGCACTCGACCAACAAGTACCTGAGCGTGCTGATCGCCGCGAAGTTTGCGCGCGTGGTCAACGAGTTCCCGCGCGATCGTTCGCTGAACGAAAAGAAGCTGACGACGCGTGCGCTCGAAGAGCTCACGGACGGCGACATCGAATACAAGGTGACCCAGCGCCGTCGTCAGGGCTGA